A genomic stretch from Dermochelys coriacea isolate rDerCor1 chromosome 24, rDerCor1.pri.v4, whole genome shotgun sequence includes:
- the LOC119847847 gene encoding CD276 antigen-like, which yields MVLGFGRPLLLLAAWGALWGLIAAKSPINARFGEDVTLSCPFPSQPGLKLQYLTVSWQKEQVGAEDLVVHSYYYGKDQLVRQDKVYRNRTWLDPEGLARGNASLTLRGVRTQDEGVYRCYVHSELDGTLQTIQLTVTQTSHILNKLAGTAGNAAGLGGNWVPLLSLWLVLIIPVLR from the exons ATGGTCCTGGGGTTCGGccgccccctgctcctgctcGCCGCGTGGGGGGCGCTGTGGG GGCTCATTGCAGCCAAGTCGCCCATCAATGCTCGGTTTGGGGAGGACGTCACCCTGAGCTGCCCCTTCCCGTCCCAGCCTGGGTTGAAGCTCCAGTACCTGACCGTCTCCTGGCAGAAGGAGCAGGTGGGGGCAGAGGACCTGGTGGTTCATAGTTACTATTACGGGAAGGACCAGCTGGTGAGACAGGACAAGGTTTATAGGAACCGGACCTGGCTAGATCCTGAGGGGCTGGCCCGGGGGAACGCATCCCTGACGCTGAGGGGCGTCCGCACGCAGGACGAGGGCGTCTATCGCTGCTATGTTCATTCTGAGCTAGATGGGACTTTGCAAACTATACAACTTACAGTGACTCAAACCAGCCACATCCTGAACAAGCTGGCTGGGACTGCAGGAAATGCTGCAG ggctgggtggcaacTGGGTCCCTTTGCTGAGTCTCTGGCTGGTGCTGATCATACCCGTTCTCAGATGA